From the genome of Bombyx mori chromosome 16, ASM3026992v2, one region includes:
- the LOC101742890 gene encoding neo-calmodulin, translating into MTRQTSNSGREPGPPDESSRPASKEPPTLAVSPSGSQQSITSISPSRSQRQVTFLKPAANTNLDRKASIIDESTGITRTQMKEFREAFRLFDKDGDGTITKEELGRVMRSLGQFARVEELQDMLQEVDSDGDGNVSFEEFVSILSKSMSGGGGGSSSAEQEERELRDAFRVFDKHNRGYICASDLRAVLQCLGEDLSEEEIEDMIKEVDSDGDGRIDFLEFVRALGEPEDACDDEDDEDATEGTDIQLPRPVAAI; encoded by the exons ATG ACCCGACAAACAAGCAATAGTGGCAGAGAGCCAGGGCCTCCTGACGAATCTTCCCGACCGGCAAGTAAAGAGCCCCCAACCCTGGCGGTCAGCCCTTCGGGCAG TCAGCAGTCGATTACATCGATCTCTCCATCGAGGTCCCAGCGCCAGGTAACATTCCTGAAGCCGGCGGCCAATACCAACCTCGATAGAAAGGCTTCCATTATCGACGAGAGCACCGGCATAACTAGGACTCAGATGAAAG AGTTTCGTGAAGCTTTCCGTCTCTTCGACAAAGATGGTGACGGAACTATCACGAAGGAGGAGCTCGGGAGGGTAATGCGTAGCCTCGGACAGTTCGCACGCGTCGAGGAATTGCAAGACATGCTGCAAGAAGTCGATAGCGACG GTGACGGCAACGTAAGCTTCGAAGAGTTCGTCAGCATCCTGTCCAAATCGATGTCCGGCGGAGGGGGAGGTTCAAGTTCGGCGGAACAAGAGGAGAGAGAGCTCCGTGACGCCTTCCGCGTGTTCGACAAACACAACCGCGGCTACATCTGCGCATCAGATCTGCGCGCCGTGCTGCAGTGCTTGGGCGAAGACTTGTCCGAAGAGGAAA TCGAAGATATGATCAAAGAAGTGGATTCCGATGGAGACGGCCGTATAGATTTCTTAG AATTCGTGAGGGCCCTAGGTGAGCCTGAGGATGCATGCGACGATGAAGATGACGAGGACGCTACCGAGGGCACCGACATCCAGCTGCCTAGACCCGTCGCagctatataa